The window ATTTGTACTTGTATTTTCTGAATCATTATAAGCGACCTTATGCTTGCCATGCTTTCTTTCCTTCTTACAGAAAAAAAATGTCTTTACTTCTGATTGGATTTAGAATCACATGAATGCCCACCAATATTTTTTTGGTTATGCAGCTATAGTGTCAGAGAAAGGCAGTGATGCCTGGTGGTATATGAAAACCGAGGAACTTCTTCCAGATAAATATCGCGACAAAGCATCTGAGTATCGTAAGGGCACTGATACAATGGATGTTTGGTTCGACTCTGGTAGGATCCTGTCTTCATTATTCTGCCAATAATATATATTTTAGAAAGTTCAGTTGGTGATGATTGTTATCAGTTGTGACAATGCATAAATCAATTTTCACCATAGATCACTGTGTGTGTACGGGTGCCCGCACACTGTGAATCTTGACAGCTGCCATCATTTGCAGAGCCTTCAAACTGAACCAAGCCACCCTAGTCATGTGTTATAATCTTGCATTGATGTCATTATTGGGCTTGTTATTGTGTATCCAATCCTCCGACTTATTTGGTTTTCGATGCCACCTTTTGTCCTGACATTACATCAGTCCTTACCTCTCAAAGCACTCATATTTAATAATATATCTCGAGATTGAGCATTGTTAAGAACACTAATTATTTATCCACATCTTCTCTTGATTCAGGCTCGTCATGGGCTGCTGTTTCAGCAAAACGGGATGGCCTTAATTTCCCTGCAGATGTATACCTTGAAGGTTCAGACCAACATCGTGGATGGTTTCAGAGTTCGTTGTTAACCAGCATCGCTACTACAGGTAATTATGGGTAATATTTGTTGCAGTTCGTTCGGGTTTAATATCACCAGAAACACTTCTTGTTGCTACCTTACTTTCTTAGGAATAGATATTTCTTATATAAGATATAATTTACTGTGTCACACTAAGAGTCTACACCATGATTCATCAACAGTTCATTCTACAAGATATCTTTAAAGACATTTTCGTTATATTTTCTGTAAACTATTATCATATTTATGTCAAAAATGAAAAATGATCCATATGCAATGATGCAATTAtgttttatttgtttattttttcATGAGAACTCTGAAATCTGAACACTCATCGCTCTTTTCTCTCAATATTTTTGGCATCTGAAATCTGGGGACTGACATAAGGTTCTTCATTCTCCAATTTTTCCCATTAAACAAACAGGAAAGGCTCCATATTCCAGTGTTATTACCCACGGTTTTGTGTTGGACAAAGACGGTTTAAAAATGAGCAAATCTGTTGGTAATGTCGTGGATCCTGAGAAAGTGATTCTTGGTGGGAAAGATTCTAAGGTATGTTCCTACAGTAACTTGTGTTACTTTCTAGTTTTGAGGAGTGAAATATCTCTTGACCTTGTGCAGAAAGAGCCTCCTTATGGAGCAGATGTTCTCCGTCTATGGGTTTCTAGTGTTGATTACACTGGAGATGTGTTGATTGGTTCGGAAATCTTGCGCCAGATGTCTGACATGTATAGAAAACTACGAGGCACAATGCGTTTTCTGTTAGCAAATCTCCATGATTGGAACGTAAGTTCAGGTGGCCAAGTATATATTCTCATTTCATTTTTTGATAATACCGATGCCCTAGCGAACAACAAGTATTCTTACGCATTTAATTGTACTTTTTTGATAATTTGAACCCATACTCATTTTAGTGGACTTCTTCAGACTATATGCTTTTTCCTTCTTTTCTCAGGCCAAAGCTTTGAACTAATTTTGGTTAGCTGAATATAATGCTTGGAGTTGGGAACTGTTTCATTAGATGTAGAAAATAGGAAGGAGGGCATGATATTCGTTATATATACTCCCCTAGCTAATACTACTTACTGTTAATATTTTTTAATTATTTCCCTAGTTTCCCTGTCTTATTTATTTTTACAGCGTTCCTTTCAGTGCATGCTTCTTTTCTAATCTTATCTTTTTTTTATGTTCCTCTCTATAGCCAGAGAATTCTGTGCCCTACAGTGATCTGCCGAAAATTGACCAGTATGCACTTTTCCAACTGGAAAATGTTGTGGCTTCCATGAAGGATAGTTATGATAATTACCAATTCTATAAAATATATCAGGTGTGTAACATTTTTGCGTAGTCACACTAATTCAGACTTTCCTGTTCCTCCTTTCTTTACACTGTGCGTGTGTTCACGTGTTTCTATGCACATGCATGCGTAAACTATGTTTATCTGTTTTGGTATATTCAGGTCATATTTTTGATAAACACAAAGTGTGGCTAGTGAATATATGGTTTGCCGATTAGGAGTTGGTTGGATTTGGATGATCAAAGTTCCTGGAAGTGGAATGATCTTGTTCAGTTACTCCTTTGTTTTCATTCTGCATTCTGGAAGTTGTTTAATTTTCTTATCAGAATTTCAGATCACATGTGGTGCACAATTGTTATAGTATGTGATGCCATATGCTCAGGATGCCATTGttgacatatgtttctctctatttCAGACCGTTCAGAGATTCGCCATCGTTGGTTTGTCCAATTTCTATTTTGATGTTGCAAAAGACCGACTTTATGTTGGGTATGACATTCATCCAATGTTCATTTCCATCTGCATCTAGTTAGAATTGAATCTAGCTAGTGTTGTTTGTTAATGCAACTTATGTGATCTTATCAGTGGCCGAGTTAGCTACACAAGGAAAAGCTGCCAGACAGTCCTTGCTGCACATCTACTCTACCTTGTTAGGGCCATTGCTCCGATTATGCCACACTTAGCAGAGGATATCTGGCAGAACTTGCCCTTTGAACACACCTTGGAAGATGGATCTGTTGCCAAGTTTGCTTTCGATCTAAAATGGCCAGATAAGAATGAAGAATGGTGCTCAGTTCAAAAGGATGATATTGATTTTCTGAGTGTTATCCTGGAGGTACACAACACTTCTGCATCACTTTAGAGGCATCCATTCATATACTAATAGTTGTGTTTCTTTGCCATGGTATATGGGTTGTAGGTAGGGATGCAAGTGGCGCCCTCCCTGACCTGCAAAACTATGCAATTAGCATTACTATGGCCCCAAAATTAACACTAATTTGTACTGGGGTGTGTGATATGTGGCGCACTGCCTGCATCCCTAGTTGTAGGTTATAACTCAACCGATATATTCCTAGAGGCCAGCCATCTTTTCTTCAATAAATGTTTTATGAAACCCATGCCTCCAACTTGTAACATTCCAGTTCGACACATCCAAGTTCCATCTTATTGATCAGACACAGATGGAACCACTTCTGATGTGTAATACGCGCATTTCTgttaaattagttaattaattgctactacctcttgaactgccaaaacgtcttacattagtGAACAGAGGGTGTAACTAATGTAAGATGTTTTGGCAGTTCAAAGTTCAAACGTTAGTGAACAGAGGGTGTAGATACTAGAATATTTGCAgctcttttattattattattattattatatggtCATTATTTTAATATATATTTTGTTGCCACACATGAGTTCATATCTTCAGCACTGATTTCTTACAGAGATTTTGCATTTGCTTGTTAACCAGTTGAGATCAGAGGTGAACAAGATTTTGGAGAATGCTAGAACAGGAAAGCTGATCGGCGCTAGTTTGGACGCAAAGGTTTATCTCCATGCTGAAAATCCCGATACGGTATCCAAACTGAAGGAGCTGGCTTCTGCGACCAATGATGCAGATACCCTTCATCGCCTATTTATCACATCTCAGGTAGAACATTTGTCTTTTCTCAAAACCAGAGGCCCTCTTTCTGCATGCAATTTTGTTTTGACGCCTCTTCTCTTTTCTGTCTTTCTGCAGGTGGAGATTCTCCCATCCCTGAGTGAAGAAACCACATTAGGTGTGTCCTATGCTGGAAAGTTCAGCGATCCACGCACGGGAGAGATCTGGATCGGTGTGACTCGTGCGGATGGCGTGAAATGCGAGCGCTGCTGGGTTTACACCAAGGACGTTGGATCGTTCGTTGACCATCCTACGCTATGCTCGCGGTGCCACGGCGTCATTGATCTGCAACCGCAAGCATCTCCTGCCGCTGCCGCTGTTGCTTGAAGAGTGGCGACCTGGATCTAACCTCCAATTCTTTGTGAAGATTGTAGGTGGAATTCATCGACTTTTTGTTCCCCGAAGAAAGCTTTGACCGTTATACTGAACAAAATTGAAGAGAAGATTTTTAGGTGCTTCTGAAACCGGTTTTGAACCCCATTTTCTTTGTATGTAGTACAACTATAAACAAGCTTTACCAATTTTTAGTAATTGGAGTTTTTGACCTTCCTGTACCTGTATTACAGCACTCTTCCCACTATACAGTAGATGAAACAATTTTGCGCCTAAACTTGATGGATGTTGCTGATAAATAACAAGGCCACTGAAAATCCAGAGAACAATACACTGTTACAACAGCTTCCAGAAACAGCACATATGAGGTGAATTACAGATTCCATTATCATTCACAAAAGGTGCGAGGTCATCTAAGAGACGCTGTGGTGTGGAACCCTCCGGCAGCTTCAGTGAGAGTACAACGAGGTGACGTCGCAAGACTGCCCAGGGTACCCACTTgcacattttttttgaaagataGAAAGAGAACTGCTACTATTCATTAAGAGGAAGCGGTAAAGAAACCGATGCTCGGTTAATTGAGGAAAACCGAGCTAAAACATTTACAAAGAACACACCACACCTAGCAAAGCTAGGTCTCGAGCACAACAGGACATACAGGAACTCCTAAAGGCCGACACATCACCATCACCGGAGAGATGACAGGTCCGACGAAAGAGGAGTGAACATGTGCCTCTCCGATCACGAGAGGGCGCCCAACCTGACTCGCCTGGTGCTGCAAGCATGTCGTGTGTGCTCCAAGTGGCCACCTCCATCGCCCCCGACAGACATGCCGCTGAGGGGGTGCTCCTGCTGCACTCCGtcggggagagagggagaaggggctGACGTTTTTTTCTGTGTGCAAGGGGCTGACGTTAGAGCGTATACGGCTGGACCTAGCTAATCCACCCCCTTAAATGTACGTGAATGCGTCCGAAGACAATGACCAGTCACCTCTCATATGTCTGCATTCATAACCGATCTCTCGTTAACAAATCCTCAAATTCATACAATGTCATTCAATGTAAATTAAACTCCATGTATTACATCTTAATTGTACAAGTAGCATACGGCTACTTCATCATACATGTCATCGGACTTGCCAAAAATTGACAATGTTCTACAACTTGGCGACTGTAAAATCTCATGGAAGAAGGGCCGTGGCTAGAGCTCTGGAGAAAGTTCACCCACGATTGCCCTTGTCCTTGTCGTCTTTGTCATGGAAGTAGCGGTCGAAGACTCAACATAGCCGGAGCTGTTCGATCCGCCAATGGCTTCCTCCTTTGTGGTGAGCAGTCCGGACCGCTCAACTATGCTTCCTTGTGAGGGCACGTGTCGTCCTCCTTTGCTGCTTCTCGAGGATGCAGACACGGAGGGCCTCCTCGTCCAGGCCGGCATGCGACTCCGCCTCCGCTATCTCGACCTTGAGGGCTCCCGCGCCTTGTTCCTCGCATGGCGGGCACGCCACGCCTCCTAGCCAGTTTGGGGCGTAAACCATGTCAGCGTTGGCCTCCAACTCGGGGAACACCGCGGGGACAAGGCATCACCAAAGGGGTTGCGCCGTCAGCCGGTGGTCACCACGTCTGACGCCATTTACGCGGACGCAATGAATTCCCGCCGAATCGACTCAGAACGCGGTTGGCCGCACTCCTCCCGGGAGCGGCAAAGAGCCATGCGAACGGACATCTTCTCCTCATCCCCGCATGGCACGAGGTCTGGTCGACGAATTAGGATATCTCAGAGTCAGAGTTAGTATTCGCTGCCCGCCATGTCGGAGAAGGCCGAAGATTGCTGGACAGGATATTGGGGTGCATGCGGAGTGAAGTGACTTTTCCTCCAGAATGCGGATGTATGCAGATTTTTTTAAGGGAGTATTTTATAGATTAATATGTATGTATGTGCGGTTCAGATGGCCAGCGTGGGCCGCATCCAACTTTGGCGGCGGAAGGCGGGTAGTAGGGCGGCTGGGTCGCGATTTCGCGTTCGAGGAGTCCGGCTCGTATATACAGTATCATCAATCAAACCGGAGCCAAGCTCGCATCAATTCCACCCCCACACAGATCATTAATCACACGGGGGTTGCAGCCTAAGCTTCTTCGCCCACGACCACCACTCGGTCTCGGATCCAGAGGAGGCGCGCGCGGGCGGCGGAGCGTGGGCCGGAGGCGATGGCGCACGTCCCCGCCTCCGTGGAGGATGCGCGGTGAGTCCGCCGCCCTAACCCCTCTAGGTAGGCCCAGTAGACGCTCCGTCCGTGCGCGCGCCTGCGGTGGTCTCTGACCTCAATTCCGCGGCAATGGCGGAGGAATTTCGGCCTGTCTCTCGTGTCAGGTTCCGCGGTTCGCGATTCAGTCGCAGCAGGTTTCTGGTGCGTTTGCTGGGGCTTTTGGCATCTTGGTGCCGCATGCCTGCCCCAGCCATGGATTGGAGTTTCTTGTGCTAGTGCGTTGAACGCGGGAGCGGAggtggggagagggaggagcacggGCCGCACGGCGTTGCTCGTCTGCGCTGCCGATTCTTCGTGCCTAACGCTTTTGCCTTCTATATTTGTGTCCTGTGTGTGGTCGAGAGTTTTGTTTAAGGTGTGTGAAGTTTGCAAAAGTAATGCTATGAAAATAAGGCATTGGGGTCAGTTTTCTGAATCTGCACTTCATCCCCCATGTTGCGGTTTGGTGCCTGTGCGTAGGCTTCCTCGTCAACGATCTGACTCCGTTTGCCTGTCCATGGGGCTAGTGATTGGATTACTTGCATTGGTTTAAGCCGCACTGCTAATGTCAGTGCGGATGTTATCTGAATTTTGTATGAACTCCATGGCCACGACCCACGATAGCGATCAGCATGACCAAGGGTGATGCAGAAACAGAGATAGTTAGATGAGCCCGTCTGAGCATCTACGTTATCCTTGCATAGTCCATACTGCTTTAGTTTCTGGCAGTCGTAATGTTTTCTCAGGACACACAATCCTTCTTTTATGTAGGCTTATTATTGATTCACTACGTGAAGATCCCCTATATGGTCAACAACTGCAGCCGGTGTCTGATAGTATAAATGAAAATGCATGCCAGCTCTGCAAACAGGAAAAACTCACCTTTGAACCCCCACCAATGTATTGCTTACCTTGTGGTGCTCGGATAAGGCGAAATGGACCGTACTATGCTTATGATACTCGTGATACCCGCCACTCTGTCTGTATTCCATGTTACAATAAGTCCCCTGGTCACACCATTGAGGTTGAAGGACAGATGTTTCCGAAGGCCCGATTTCAGAAAAAAAGAAATGATGAGGAAACTGAAGAATGTGTAAGTTCCGTATTTCTATTCTGATGGTTGCATAACTGTAGTTTTGATTATATTTGGTTTTTACTAAATCTCTCTGAATGATGCATTCCACAGTGGGTTAATTGTGAAAGATGTAATTGCTGGCAGCATCAGATATGTGCTCTGTTTAATGGCATAAACTATGATGTAAAAGAAGCATATACTTGCCTCTATTGCTATATTGAGGAAGTGAAGCATGGGCTGCACGTGCCTTCACCACAGAGTGCTGTTCTTGGGGCAAGTGATCTGCCAAGAACTGCTCTTAGCGATCATATTGAAGAGCGGCTTTTTAAACGGCTTAAGCTGGAGAGACAGGCTCGTGCAGTTCAGACAGGACGTAGTTTTGACGAGGTTAGTGAAACTAAGTGTTGGTGGAAGTGCACGTGTACTTCATTTGTTTATGTTTCTCAGCAATGCATGGCTCCTTAATGCACTCTGGTAGCATATTACCTTCTGTGACAAAAAATATGCTATCTGATAGTGTTTTTTAAGTGCCTACACACTGTGCAAATCCTTTTAAAAAATACCATGCAAATAATTGCAGCCTACTGTAATGATTGTCCTGTCCATGTTTTCGCTTACCGGATTTGAAAGGAGAAAAAACAGACCAAATGTGGGGCCTGTTTAATTTTTCTTTCAGACCCCATAGCAACTTTTTCCATCAACCAGGATGACCTAGCAGTTTATCTAGCTGTATACTCCCACCTGGTATGTAATGAGGTATACCATTTTGGAGAATTAACTAATAGTATGAATTACCCATTTATTGTTCGGAAGGGGTGCTTCAACTATATATTAAAGGCTTATAAGAAAAAAAAACAGATTGTATTGTATTTATAGTTTCATCTGATTATTTACGACCCAATAAAAAAACATAATAACAGCAAATGGACTACAAAAAAGATGGATGGCTTGAAAAATCAACCTATGAACGATCTTTTTGGCAGCTCAGAGACCTGAAGTCTGAAGGGTATATGAGCTTTGCTTACTTGTGTACTTGAAGTATGTTATATATCTTGATGCTTTATGCGCTTCTTTTTCTATGATGTCTTGTTGAGTTCTGATTATGTATTATTTGAGACAGGGACTTCCTGTAACTTGAATCACATCAGACACCATATATTTTGGCATCATTGTGAACTAGTATTTTGATAGAAATGTTTCCTCCGTCACTTTTAAAGTCTAATTGTTCCATATTTGTTAGGTTGCTGGAGCAGATGGTCTTGTGGTCAGAGTTGTTTCATCAGTGGATAAGAAGGTTGGAGTTAAACCACGTTTTTTGGAAACTTTTCAAGAAGATAATTACCCGACGGAATTCCCTTACAAGTCCAAGGTAGGAACTTATGCCTAATGTATAAATTATGCTGACAGCAGAGAGTGATATCCATGATTCTATTCCTATGATTGTTGGCAGGCTGTTCTTTTGTTCCAGAAAATAGATGGTGTAGAAGTCTGCTTATTTGGAATGTATGTTCAAGAATTTGGTGCTGAATGCGCTTTCCCGAACCAACGTCGTGTTTACTTGTCATACCTGGATTCTGTGAAATACTTAAGACCTGGGATTAAAGCAGCCACTGGAGAGGCCTTGTGTACATTCGTCTACCATGAAATTCTGGTAACTTGCTGCATATGCTGGATTTTGATCACAGTTGTGAATATATTTTCTGTTGCTAGGCTAGTCAGAAAAAATTCCTGTATGAAATTACTAGACGTGATGTCTTCCTCTCTGAGCTAGCATTTTCCTGTAATCTTACACCAGTTCTCGATGTGTACAGATAGGATATCTTGAATACTGCAAGCAGCGTGGATTCACAAGCTGTTATATATGGGCTCGCCCACCTCTGGAAGGTGATAACATTTTTTATTGCAATCCTAAGATTCAGACGACTCGAACATCTGACAAACTCCGGGAGTGATAAGGCCTTGGTTGACCGTTGACACACGTGTTACTCTGCTTACATTTAGCTCCTGGTTGCATGATTTCCAATGTCTTACACACTCAGGTGCTTAGCCATGATTCGAAAAGCTACTAAGGAGGAGATTGTTGCTGAGCTTACAAATTTGTATGACCATTTCTTCATTACTATGGGAGAGTGCAAGGCTAAAGTTACTGCTTCTCGTTTGCCTTACTTCGATGGAGATTACTGGCCAGGAGCTGCCGAAGGTATGGTCAATCAACTGCATCAAGAAGAAGAtgaccaaaagcttcagaagaagGGTAATGCAAAGAAAATTATTAGAAAAAGAGCTCTTGAAGCTGCTGGCCACACTGATCTAAGTGGGAACGCTTCCGAGGATGATATGCTGATGCAAAAGGTAAGTTTATTCTGTGATTCTCTTGCACCTCTTGTAATACTGTATATCTCTCGGAACCCCCTCATTTTTGTGAAAATGTACTTGTTGTTTGTTTCAGTTCGATGACATCTTTACCATGAATTCGATTTTGATGTATGCAGCTTGGGGAAACCATTTATCCAATGAAGGAGGATTTCATTATGGTCCATTTGCAGTATTCTTGTAGCCACTGTCGTAGCTTTATGTCGTCTGGAAAACGTTGGGCTTGTCATCAATGCAGAAGTTTTTACATCTGTGACAAGTAAGTCAATTTCTTGAACCATATGACGCCTGTGCTACAGTGCCCACGTGTACTTGATCTATATGTGATTGAAGTCGAAAGCATCTGTATGTGCCAACAGGTTTTTGCATCATTGCTCTTTCTCAGGGCCAGGTGCCTTGAGAGAAACAGGTGCCTAGGCACTTGCATGAcaaattatatactccctccgtcccgaattagttgtcttagatttgggacggaggtaataattttttataaagcAGCAGTTTAAGTAGCTTTGTCTACCACACAAACTGTTGTATCCTTGAACTGGGGTGTCTCTTGGGGTCACCCCAGATGACCGCATAATCCTCCCCTGGAAAGGCAAGGGGGGACTGATGTCCACCCCAACCATGACATCAGGCCTAGCTGGGGGCTGGCGACACCTTAATAGCCCAGCTGTATTGGTGAGATTGTGATGAAACAAACTACACATGCTGGGAAATTCTGTACAATATAAGAAGTATTCTATCCTTGGGATGAGTTGTTTTTGTACTTTGTGGTTATACAGCTTGCCATGCCATTTTAGAAAAACCTTTAGCTCTTGTAAAGTTGTCTTTGTGAACATTTGTATCTTCCTGTTGCATGCAGGTGCTACAGTGCAGAACAAGAGCTTGAAGAGAGGGAGAGGCATCCGAGCAATAGTAGAGAAACTCATGAGCTCCATCCGGTAACTAACCAATCAAGACTCTTCTCTCTTTAGAAAAAGAAAAGAGGAGATCTAACTAATGTTTTTCATTTAGGTTGACATTGTGGGTGTGCCTGAAGACACAAAGGATGGAGACGGTATCATAGAAAGCAAGTTTTTTGACACCAGGCAGGCGTTTCTCAGTCTTTGTCAAGAGAACCATTACCAATTTGACACCCTTCGCCGTGCCAGGCATTCGTCGATGATGGTGTTGTACCACCTACATAATCCCACTGTCAAGTGTAATGGTGCTGTGTAGTTACTCCCGTCCATAGGGGTACATTTATTTACATATATATGTCAGGACCGGCCCTGACGTTCCACTTATGAAGCAGGCCGAGAAACGGTAGCGACTGTTTTACCGAATTCATCGATCTTTGCTCCGTGGAGAGAAAGCTGTGACTGTTATACCGAATCTCAACTGAACAAGAGGCGATTGAGGCGTGTATTGATGTTGCTGTATATGAGTTTGATGTTTCATGCCAACATGCATTACTTAGTGCTGCTACTTATGGCTTAGCTTTCTACAGTCATTTTCCACCTGGGCACTTTCAAGAAATGTGCAAAATGTTGCGAGTTCTAAATGCCTGTTTGTGGCCCTGAGTTTGGAATGCCACTTACCATTCAGCAGTACAAGCTGCTTACTGCTACTATGCTCGTTGACAGTCTGATTAAGACTAGGCCGAGAAATGGTAGTGACTGTTTTACTGAATTCATCGATCTTTGCTCCACGGAGAAAGCTGTGTGACTGGTGACTGTTATACCGAATCTCAACTGAACAAGATAGAAGAGGAGATTTAGGGGTATCTGGAACTTGTTTCTTTTTTTGGTGAAAGGATCTAGATCTATTATAAATGTTCATTAGAAGTACAAAAAATTCCAAACATAATTAAAACTATACCGAGGTCCTTGGACCACCGGACGACCACTATCGCCACTAGAACGAGGGGTTGAAGTGCCATTGTCACTGCTTCCCTATCGAAGTCAgttggcttgacctcgtcaatgacagtTGGGAAGTCTTTTGTGCACGTGCCTCCAAGGACCAACAACCTAGAGCCGCTGTTGAAGCTACGTTGTGGCCGAAGAGGCCATGGCCCGCCCAGACTTTTAGCAAAATTACAAAACTATACTACATAGGATCAGCAGCCTAGACTTGGGGTCAGTTTCAATCTGGCCTGCCCAACTTTGTATTTATAGCTCCGCCACTGCCTAGAGTTGCAGTAGGCACAACTGAACTCTTGGATTAATACGAAGCGCCTGACATGCGAACACGGGCCAAGAAACCCTAACCTCGCCGCCCGAATGAGATGAAAGGAATCTATGTCGAGCTCCATTGAACCCGTTTTGTATGGATGAACTCGAGGATGATCAAAACCCGAAAGTCCAACTTAAAGGAGAGTGAGCGCCATCCACCTGGATGCTATCCATGATAAAATTATAACACAACCTAAACTACTAGCCGGAGCTAATGCAATAGGATTCCCCTCCCCATCACCAGCCGCTTTAGCGGCATGCAGAGGGAGGATAATCCATGGGTTGGTCGGTGAAGCCGAAAGAGATTAGATCTGTAGCCGTCGCTGTCACTTACATCTTTTGAACCCCATATTTTTTTCTCATATGCAACATACAATCTTTACCAGCAGTATTAAAGTTTTGACCTTCCTGGAATTGCATTGAAGAGCACAATATTGTGATTcagtttttttttgcatggtaatacgtgtctcattcatatcataaagaacaaagtacaagtcacgtaaagaccgacatgacaaaactgaaaagataacagaacatctctgagcttgacacgaacgcccgtcacctgcctccggcaccaccacagcagccaccgaagaaaagaatgacgaatcacctcctgacccgagctcgacgcggctccatcgctgatatgcagctttacggacctccaaggtggctcgccaAAAGTGAAacccttaccgttgaacgaatcagaccggggcaacaccccggacacgccatcgaactccagatctagcaacccaccac is drawn from Triticum dicoccoides isolate Atlit2015 ecotype Zavitan chromosome 6B, WEW_v2.0, whole genome shotgun sequence and contains these coding sequences:
- the LOC119322966 gene encoding probable histone acetyltransferase HAC-like 1 → MAHVPASVEDARLIIDSLREDPLYGQQLQPVSDSINENACQLCKQEKLTFEPPPMYCLPCGARIRRNGPYYAYDTRDTRHSVCIPCYNKSPGHTIEVEGQMFPKARFQKKRNDEETEECWVNCERCNCWQHQICALFNGINYDVKEAYTCLYCYIEEVKHGLHVPSPQSAVLGASDLPRTALSDHIEERLFKRLKLERQARAVQTGRSFDEVAGADGLVVRVVSSVDKKVGVKPRFLETFQEDNYPTEFPYKSKAVLLFQKIDGVEVCLFGMYVQEFGAECAFPNQRRVYLSYLDSVKYLRPGIKAATGEALCTFVYHEILIGYLEYCKQRGFTSCYIWARPPLEGDNIFYCNPKIQTTRTSDKLREWCLAMIRKATKEEIVAELTNLYDHFFITMGECKAKVTASRLPYFDGDYWPGAAEGMVNQLHQEEDDQKLQKKGNAKKIIRKRALEAAGHTDLSGNASEDDMLMQKLGETIYPMKEDFIMVHLQYSCSHCRSFMSSGKRWACHQCRSFYICDKCYSAEQELEERERHPSNSRETHELHPVDIVGVPEDTKDGDGIIESKFFDTRQAFLSLCQENHYQFDTLRRARHSSMMVLYHLHNPTVKCNGAV